One Thermococcus kodakarensis KOD1 genomic window carries:
- the xerA gene encoding site-specific tyrosine recombinase/integron integrase → MSEPNEVIEEFETYLDLEGKSPHTIRMYTYYVRRYLEWGGDLNAHSALRFLAHLRKNGYSNRSLNLVVQALRAYFRFEGLDDEAERLKPPKVPRSLPKALTREEVKRLLSVIPPTRKRDRLIVLLLYGAGLRVSELCNLKKDDVDLDRGLIVVRGGKGAKDRVVPIPKYLADEIRAYLESRSDESEYLLVEDRRRRKDKLSTRNVWYLLKRYGQKAGVEVTPHKLRHSFATHLLEEGVDIRAIQELLGHSNLSTTQIYTKVTVEHLRKAQEKAKLIEKLMGE, encoded by the coding sequence ATGAGTGAGCCGAACGAGGTCATTGAGGAGTTCGAGACCTATCTGGACCTTGAGGGTAAAAGCCCCCATACCATCAGGATGTACACTTACTACGTTAGGCGATACCTTGAGTGGGGCGGCGATCTGAACGCCCACTCCGCCCTCCGATTTCTTGCCCATCTGAGGAAAAACGGCTACTCTAACAGGAGCCTCAACCTCGTCGTCCAGGCGTTGAGGGCCTACTTTCGGTTTGAGGGCCTTGACGATGAAGCCGAGAGGCTGAAGCCTCCCAAAGTCCCGAGGAGCCTGCCGAAAGCACTCACTAGGGAGGAGGTTAAGCGGCTTCTCTCTGTTATACCGCCAACAAGGAAGAGAGACAGGCTCATTGTTCTTCTCCTCTACGGCGCTGGATTGCGCGTTAGCGAGCTGTGCAACCTCAAAAAGGACGACGTTGACCTCGACAGAGGGCTAATAGTGGTAAGGGGCGGAAAGGGAGCGAAGGACAGGGTCGTGCCAATCCCGAAGTACCTCGCCGACGAGATAAGGGCCTACCTCGAGAGCCGCTCCGATGAGAGCGAATACCTCCTCGTCGAGGACAGAAGAAGGAGGAAGGATAAGCTCTCAACAAGGAACGTGTGGTACCTCCTCAAGCGCTACGGCCAGAAAGCTGGGGTTGAGGTAACGCCACACAAGCTCCGCCACAGCTTCGCGACTCACCTACTTGAGGAAGGGGTGGATATAAGGGCCATACAGGAGCTTCTCGGCCACTCGAACCTCTCAACTACCCAGATATACACCAAGGTAACAGTGGAACATCTCCGCAAGGCCCAGGAGAAGGCAAAGCTGATAGAGAAGCTGATGGGGGAGTGA
- the sfsA gene encoding DNA/RNA nuclease SfsA, with amino-acid sequence MAKPVLLTLNVVPCTFLKRLNRFVALVEVNGETRKALVTNTGRLEEFMIPGRKAFCVPKEGGKTDFVLVAFEDEEGKGAVIDTRTQARAFERALELGLVPWLRDCSIKKKEIKVGSSRLDYLFECPGGDVYAEMKSAVLRGGEKGEYAMYPDCPSTRGQRHIRELIELSKAGKRAMIFFIGAMPGVEKFRPYEKGDPEIARLLKGARKAGVEIHALSISLLPDGKIVLERPELEVEV; translated from the coding sequence ATGGCGAAGCCCGTACTGCTCACCCTAAACGTCGTTCCATGCACGTTCCTTAAGCGTCTCAACCGCTTCGTTGCTCTAGTCGAGGTAAACGGTGAGACCAGGAAAGCATTGGTAACGAACACTGGAAGATTAGAAGAGTTCATGATCCCTGGCAGAAAAGCCTTCTGCGTTCCGAAGGAAGGGGGGAAGACTGACTTTGTTTTAGTCGCATTCGAAGATGAAGAGGGCAAAGGAGCAGTGATCGACACCAGAACGCAGGCAAGAGCCTTTGAGAGGGCCCTTGAGCTAGGTCTCGTCCCCTGGCTCAGGGACTGTTCCATAAAGAAGAAGGAGATCAAAGTCGGAAGCTCCCGCCTCGACTACCTCTTTGAATGTCCCGGCGGTGATGTCTACGCCGAGATGAAGAGTGCCGTCCTAAGGGGCGGTGAGAAAGGGGAATATGCAATGTACCCTGACTGTCCATCAACGAGGGGGCAGAGACACATAAGGGAGCTCATCGAGCTGTCGAAAGCTGGAAAGAGGGCCATGATATTCTTCATCGGCGCAATGCCAGGTGTTGAAAAGTTCAGGCCTTACGAGAAAGGCGACCCCGAGATAGCGAGGCTCCTCAAAGGGGCCAGAAAAGCGGGCGTTGAAATCCACGCCCTCAGCATCTCACTCCTGCCCGATGGAAAAATCGTCCTCGAAAGGCCCGAGCTTGAGGTTGAAGTATGA
- a CDS encoding M42 family metallopeptidase codes for MVDYELLKKIVEAPGVSGFEFLGVRDVVIEAFKPYVDEIKVDKLGNVIAHKKGNGPKVMLAAHMDQIGLMVNHIEKNGFLRVVPVGGVDPRTLIAQRFKVWIDKDKFIYGVGGSVPPHIQKPEERSKAPTWDQVFIDIGAESKEEAEEMGVRVGTIITWDGRLERLGKHRLVSIAFDDRIAVYTLVKAAQELGETDADIYFVATVQEEVGLRGARVSAFGIDPDYGFAIDVTIAADVPGTPEHKQVTQLGKGTAIKIMDRSVICHPTIVRWMEELAKKYEIPYQWDILLGGGTDAGAIHLNKSGVPTGAISVPARYIHSNAEVVDERDVDAGVKLMVKVLEHIGELEL; via the coding sequence ATGGTCGACTACGAACTGCTCAAGAAGATAGTTGAGGCCCCTGGTGTTTCGGGTTTTGAGTTTCTCGGCGTCAGGGACGTCGTTATAGAGGCCTTCAAGCCCTACGTGGACGAGATAAAGGTTGACAAGCTCGGCAACGTCATAGCCCACAAGAAGGGCAACGGCCCAAAGGTTATGCTCGCGGCACACATGGATCAGATCGGCCTCATGGTGAACCACATCGAGAAGAACGGCTTCCTCCGCGTCGTCCCGGTCGGCGGCGTTGACCCGAGGACTCTCATAGCCCAGCGCTTCAAGGTCTGGATTGACAAGGATAAGTTCATCTACGGTGTCGGCGGAAGCGTTCCTCCGCACATCCAGAAGCCCGAGGAGAGGAGCAAGGCTCCCACCTGGGACCAGGTCTTCATTGACATCGGCGCCGAGAGCAAGGAAGAGGCCGAGGAGATGGGTGTCAGAGTGGGAACCATAATCACCTGGGACGGCAGACTTGAGAGGCTCGGAAAGCACAGGCTCGTCAGCATAGCCTTCGACGACAGGATAGCTGTTTATACTCTCGTTAAAGCCGCCCAGGAGCTTGGCGAGACCGATGCGGACATCTACTTCGTCGCCACCGTCCAGGAAGAGGTCGGACTCAGGGGTGCGAGGGTCTCGGCCTTCGGCATCGACCCGGACTACGGCTTCGCCATTGACGTTACCATAGCGGCCGACGTCCCTGGAACGCCGGAGCACAAGCAGGTCACCCAGCTCGGAAAGGGTACCGCAATCAAGATAATGGACCGCTCGGTCATCTGCCATCCAACGATCGTCCGCTGGATGGAGGAGCTCGCCAAGAAGTACGAGATACCCTACCAGTGGGACATTCTCCTCGGCGGCGGAACTGACGCAGGGGCCATTCACCTCAACAAATCCGGTGTTCCGACCGGAGCCATCAGCGTTCCGGCGCGCTACATCCACTCCAACGCAGAGGTCGTTGATGAGCGCGATGTTGACGCTGGAGTCAAGCTGATGGTCAAGGTTCTGGAGCACATCGGAGAGCTTGAGCTTTGA
- a CDS encoding ATPase: MRIIPRRIEMKTLRYPGWKMLYGRRKTGKSFIASRFLDHDLYYFVQRDGAILERRSGARLSYQELLKELSKNLGEKTIVIDEFHRLPEDFLDFLHANAGRSEKDLVLLTSTLWLSLRLLSKKESPLLGVVLPIKIGLIDEREVIIELSKEVSGKELVEASTYLREPMLVPLYKPPLREFMAQYLYSSGPVVEDLIGEAFTEEEILFSEVYRAILHAVADGKSKSGEIASYLVSQGLLDSPSSIQKYLKVLSTMDIIRKVPIFRKRRRFSYSIASPLLDLHFYLSSKYAYTELETPLEFIRSAVNEKVPRHVEKYIESLLGKVYGLRPVRIEEPDLEVDIALQGFKRLELVGEVKWKSRVKREEVWKIEEKLSRFNCRKVLVVPDESVLESEPKTVEVLTPEDLLTLAQKSLRKELGEE; the protein is encoded by the coding sequence ATGAGAATTATTCCCAGAAGAATTGAAATGAAAACCCTAAGATATCCAGGCTGGAAGATGCTCTACGGCCGCAGAAAAACAGGGAAGAGCTTTATAGCAAGCAGGTTCTTAGATCACGACCTCTATTACTTTGTACAGCGAGATGGAGCCATCCTTGAGAGGAGGAGTGGTGCAAGGTTATCATATCAGGAACTGCTGAAAGAGCTATCCAAGAACCTTGGGGAGAAAACAATCGTTATTGATGAGTTCCATAGACTCCCTGAGGACTTCCTCGATTTCCTGCACGCAAACGCTGGGAGAAGTGAAAAGGATCTGGTTCTCCTCACGTCAACGCTCTGGCTCTCACTGCGGCTTCTCTCCAAAAAGGAAAGTCCCTTACTTGGGGTAGTGCTGCCGATAAAAATCGGACTTATTGACGAGAGAGAAGTTATCATCGAGCTTTCAAAGGAAGTGAGTGGAAAAGAGCTTGTGGAAGCTTCCACGTATCTTAGAGAACCTATGCTTGTTCCCCTTTACAAGCCACCACTGAGGGAGTTCATGGCTCAATACCTGTACTCATCAGGGCCGGTCGTTGAAGATTTAATCGGCGAGGCTTTCACTGAAGAAGAAATCCTGTTTTCTGAGGTTTATCGAGCGATTCTCCACGCAGTAGCGGATGGAAAGTCCAAGAGCGGCGAGATAGCGAGCTACCTGGTGTCCCAGGGACTTCTTGACTCGCCCTCAAGCATCCAGAAGTACCTCAAAGTTCTCTCCACAATGGACATCATACGGAAAGTTCCCATCTTCCGAAAACGCAGGAGGTTCAGTTACTCCATAGCATCCCCCCTGCTGGATTTGCACTTCTACCTCAGCTCCAAGTACGCGTACACCGAGCTGGAAACCCCACTTGAGTTCATAAGGAGTGCCGTTAATGAGAAAGTCCCGAGACACGTTGAAAAATACATCGAGAGCCTGCTGGGAAAGGTATACGGGCTCAGACCAGTTAGAATCGAAGAACCTGACCTTGAAGTGGACATAGCCCTTCAGGGCTTCAAGCGTCTTGAGCTAGTGGGGGAAGTGAAATGGAAGAGCAGGGTAAAGAGAGAGGAAGTTTGGAAAATCGAGGAAAAGCTTTCAAGGTTCAACTGTAGAAAAGTGCTCGTCGTTCCCGATGAAAGCGTCCTTGAGTCAGAGCCAAAAACCGTTGAAGTGCTCACCCCAGAGGATCTCTTGACTCTCGCCCAGAAAAGCCTGAGAAAGGAGCTCGGGGAAGAATGA
- a CDS encoding immunoglobulin-like domain-containing protein — protein MKIIKVPSNDSIGIIPYGSPPEVELEIQVKQRKGELVLWITNPNTTKVEIDNEVELYEFIGYWQKLDPGIVFLRKMIVLIPGETIEQKLPLELPPGRYMVVKHAYVNGARVRVEKEFTVR, from the coding sequence ATGAAGATAATTAAAGTCCCCTCCAACGACAGCATTGGGATTATACCCTACGGTTCTCCTCCAGAGGTCGAGCTTGAGATACAAGTCAAGCAGCGAAAAGGCGAGCTTGTCCTCTGGATAACAAACCCAAACACCACGAAGGTCGAGATCGACAACGAGGTTGAGCTTTACGAGTTCATAGGCTACTGGCAGAAGCTTGACCCAGGGATCGTATTCCTGAGGAAGATGATTGTACTCATACCAGGTGAGACGATCGAGCAGAAGCTCCCCCTTGAGCTTCCACCGGGCAGGTACATGGTAGTCAAGCACGCCTACGTGAACGGGGCGAGGGTCAGGGTGGAGAAGGAGTTCACCGTCCGTTAG
- a CDS encoding AEC family transporter, translating to MNIYEMLALIAFGYVLKRLFKSEKPFDYIRILTNDILLAFFVFGNVASKDLGYLLSIKTVFIYVFLVIGISLGSSYLYGRFVLKNDPWAGALMVLSVYPNTAALGFPIASLFLDDITPAILYSTTNSLIVIPIVTFIAAHYSSGGASLRRSIEKALKFPPTVANLLALALVIAGIRLPGWIIEPIKTIGWWSIPLLIIYFGSRITLSRFELRKFLEVGAFRIAIPFIFVFLTLRNASPEVFYSVLVEASMPPAIAANAILAQYQLKAEEAISVTFVLTLIVIGLFMALKALL from the coding sequence ATGAACATCTACGAGATGCTCGCGCTCATAGCATTCGGATACGTTCTCAAGCGTCTGTTTAAGTCTGAGAAGCCCTTTGACTACATCCGAATCCTCACAAACGACATTCTTCTGGCCTTCTTCGTCTTCGGCAACGTCGCGAGCAAGGATTTGGGATACTTACTCAGCATAAAGACGGTTTTCATCTACGTCTTTCTCGTAATAGGCATAAGTCTTGGCTCCTCTTACCTCTACGGCAGGTTCGTTCTCAAAAACGACCCCTGGGCTGGTGCACTCATGGTTCTCTCGGTTTACCCGAACACCGCGGCCCTAGGCTTCCCGATAGCGAGCCTCTTCTTGGACGACATAACCCCCGCAATTCTCTACTCAACAACCAACAGCCTCATCGTAATCCCGATAGTGACGTTCATAGCGGCCCACTACTCCAGCGGCGGTGCTTCACTAAGGAGGAGCATCGAAAAGGCCCTGAAGTTCCCGCCGACAGTCGCCAACCTGCTTGCCCTCGCCCTTGTGATAGCTGGAATCCGCCTTCCGGGCTGGATCATCGAGCCCATTAAGACGATCGGCTGGTGGAGCATCCCGCTCCTGATAATCTACTTCGGCTCGCGGATAACCCTCAGCAGGTTCGAGCTCAGGAAGTTCCTCGAAGTGGGGGCCTTTAGGATAGCGATTCCATTCATCTTCGTCTTCCTCACCCTCAGGAACGCCAGCCCAGAGGTTTTCTACTCGGTTCTGGTCGAGGCCAGCATGCCGCCGGCGATAGCCGCCAATGCGATTCTTGCACAGTACCAGCTGAAGGCTGAGGAGGCAATAAGCGTTACCTTTGTCCTTACTCTCATCGTTATCGGCCTCTTCATGGCCTTAAAGGCTCTTCTCTGA
- a CDS encoding toprim domain-containing protein, whose product MAIVDVRILVEGASDVEVVSKALQGLALGSEYNITISAIIPTTNVEIAKSAAAGADLLIIATDADRVGRELAERLFNELGEMVGHIERMKLPLGHDLEHVDVELVRKELKNTLVRAGLKSLQVLPEYMELRKQLLDIKGKYDELANEYEALYKEHEELQKKYDELYSEYKRLASENEGLKELLEKRARPVKIEDAWKNLFPAEPVPDEKILALAVEKLGLNGKIIVGQGYIFAEEDALIEELLKTVYLSLAVKDELESEKPKAEPRVYPAEPKPVEPETENIVENPEVKPEELERLLKGMDNE is encoded by the coding sequence ATGGCAATAGTTGACGTAAGGATTCTGGTAGAGGGTGCAAGCGACGTAGAGGTCGTAAGCAAGGCCCTCCAGGGGCTCGCCCTTGGAAGCGAGTACAACATCACTATATCAGCGATAATCCCGACTACCAACGTTGAGATAGCGAAGAGCGCTGCGGCCGGCGCGGACCTGCTTATCATAGCGACCGACGCGGACAGGGTAGGAAGAGAGCTTGCCGAGAGGCTCTTCAACGAGCTCGGTGAGATGGTCGGCCACATTGAGAGAATGAAGCTCCCGCTCGGCCACGACCTTGAGCACGTTGATGTTGAGCTAGTCAGGAAGGAACTCAAAAACACCCTGGTAAGGGCGGGTCTCAAGAGTCTCCAGGTTCTTCCTGAGTACATGGAGCTCAGGAAGCAGCTCCTCGACATCAAAGGCAAGTACGACGAGCTTGCCAACGAGTACGAGGCCCTCTACAAGGAGCACGAAGAGCTTCAGAAGAAGTACGATGAACTCTACTCGGAGTATAAGAGGCTGGCCAGCGAGAACGAGGGCCTTAAAGAGCTCCTCGAAAAGAGGGCCAGGCCAGTGAAGATAGAGGACGCCTGGAAGAACCTCTTCCCGGCAGAGCCCGTACCCGACGAAAAGATTCTCGCACTGGCAGTCGAGAAGCTCGGCCTTAACGGAAAGATAATAGTCGGCCAAGGCTACATCTTTGCCGAGGAGGATGCCCTGATAGAAGAGCTCCTCAAGACTGTTTACCTCAGCCTCGCGGTCAAGGATGAGCTTGAAAGCGAAAAGCCCAAAGCGGAGCCAAGGGTTTATCCTGCAGAGCCAAAACCCGTGGAGCCGGAAACCGAGAACATAGTTGAGAACCCCGAGGTGAAGCCAGAAGAGCTGGAGAGGCTCCTGAAGGGTATGGACAATGAGTGA
- a CDS encoding M42 family metallopeptidase, with protein sequence MERVVEILKEILEIPSPTGYTREVMEHIEKKLTEAGIKTYYTNKGALIAGNHPEPELVIAAHVDTLGAMVKGILPDGHLSFTRIGGLLLPAFEGEYCTIITRSGKRYRGTLLLKNPSVHVNKEAGKKERTEENMYIRLDAEVEKKEDTEKLGIRPGDFIAFDPKFEYVNGFVKAHFLDDKASVAVLIDLMLDLSQTLEKLPVAFFFSPYEEVGHGGSAGYPKSTKELLVVDMGVVGEGVAGKETAVSIAAKDSSGPYDYEMTTKLIELAEKRGIPYTVDVFPYYGSDGSAALRAGWDFRVALIGQGVHASHGMERTHVKGMLATKELIRAYIEEKFL encoded by the coding sequence ATGGAGCGCGTCGTTGAGATTCTGAAGGAGATACTTGAGATACCGTCCCCAACAGGCTACACAAGGGAAGTTATGGAGCACATTGAGAAAAAGCTTACCGAGGCAGGGATTAAGACCTACTACACCAACAAGGGCGCCCTGATAGCGGGCAACCACCCCGAGCCTGAACTCGTGATTGCGGCACACGTTGACACTCTAGGTGCGATGGTAAAGGGCATCCTCCCCGACGGACATCTGAGCTTCACGAGAATAGGCGGCCTTCTCCTTCCTGCCTTCGAGGGGGAGTACTGCACGATAATCACCCGCTCAGGAAAGCGCTACCGCGGGACGCTCCTCCTCAAGAACCCGAGCGTTCACGTGAACAAAGAGGCAGGAAAGAAGGAGAGAACAGAGGAGAACATGTACATCCGCCTCGATGCAGAGGTGGAGAAGAAAGAAGACACTGAAAAGCTCGGCATAAGGCCCGGCGACTTCATTGCCTTCGACCCGAAGTTCGAGTACGTGAACGGCTTCGTCAAGGCCCACTTCTTGGACGACAAGGCGAGCGTGGCAGTGCTAATTGACCTCATGCTCGACCTTAGTCAGACCCTTGAAAAGCTCCCGGTTGCGTTCTTCTTCTCGCCGTACGAGGAGGTCGGCCACGGCGGTTCGGCAGGCTATCCCAAGAGCACGAAGGAACTCCTAGTCGTTGATATGGGAGTAGTTGGCGAAGGCGTGGCTGGAAAGGAGACGGCCGTCTCAATAGCGGCCAAAGATTCGAGCGGCCCCTACGACTACGAGATGACGACCAAACTAATCGAACTTGCCGAGAAGAGGGGAATCCCTTACACCGTGGACGTCTTCCCATACTACGGCTCGGACGGGAGCGCGGCCTTGAGGGCTGGCTGGGACTTCAGGGTTGCCCTCATCGGCCAGGGAGTCCACGCCAGCCACGGCATGGAGAGAACACACGTTAAGGGAATGCTCGCCACGAAGGAGCTGATAAGGGCATACATCGAGGAGAAGTTCCTCTGA
- a CDS encoding helicase C-terminal domain-containing protein produces MSEYFPYENLRPNQREFIELIGEAVKNGENAIVEAPTGFGKTISVLAGVLPFAKEYGYKVLYLARTHRQMDRVIEELKAIHRKKPVSGVELRSRKELCLHTYLKQFTTDAYNAMVVCKNLKKLGKCPFYENEKKKKAEFEEVIRFFLTEPSHPAEILNYAETLELCPYDLTKRIAEKADVIVASYLYALSPSIRESLISSLGVDYSDLIVIFDEAHNLPDQAISALSDRLSIHTINRAIKEADEYREHEIANFLSILGKGLEKLYSEKLAERDVEEAPVQPELVFTHVIEILGINERWLVKTLNEMVSVGDAIREDRIEKGKPPRSYVGRVGEFLLLWLSLIGRDDYLFLMTREKGMSLELVALDPSRALSFIKDVQSAIFMSGTLTPLEAFRDVMGIENARMKKFPRMVKRENAQVLVAKDVSTRGDERSLQAYRKMVDYIVEAVKLIPKNVGVFTASYEVLQGLLSANLDVKLEETGRAVFIEQQGVSSRENDLMIAQFKAHAKGNGAVLLGVMGGRNSEGQDYSGDEMNGVVLVGIPYARPTPRVQAQIRYFEKKFPGKGRYYGYYLPAHRKLVQAAGRVHRSAEEKGSIVILDYRVLWRSIRKDLPDWMKETMKPVTLPTMRLYLKRFWSNGR; encoded by the coding sequence ATGAGTGAGTACTTTCCCTACGAGAACCTCAGACCTAACCAGAGGGAGTTCATAGAACTCATCGGCGAGGCCGTCAAGAACGGCGAGAACGCGATAGTCGAAGCTCCAACGGGCTTTGGAAAGACGATCAGCGTTCTTGCTGGAGTTCTCCCCTTCGCCAAGGAGTACGGCTACAAGGTTCTCTATCTTGCCAGAACCCACAGGCAGATGGACAGGGTTATTGAAGAGCTGAAAGCCATCCATCGAAAAAAGCCCGTTTCTGGCGTCGAGCTTAGGAGCAGGAAGGAGCTGTGCCTTCACACCTACCTCAAACAGTTCACCACCGATGCATACAACGCCATGGTCGTCTGTAAAAACCTGAAGAAGCTCGGGAAGTGCCCCTTCTATGAGAACGAGAAGAAGAAAAAGGCCGAGTTTGAGGAAGTCATACGGTTTTTCCTGACCGAACCGAGCCATCCGGCTGAGATCCTCAACTACGCCGAGACGCTTGAGCTGTGTCCCTACGACCTCACCAAGAGAATAGCGGAGAAAGCCGACGTAATAGTGGCCAGCTACCTCTACGCCCTAAGTCCAAGCATAAGGGAGAGCCTGATAAGCTCCCTCGGCGTTGATTACTCCGACCTTATTGTCATCTTTGACGAGGCTCACAACCTCCCAGACCAGGCAATCTCGGCATTGAGCGACAGGTTGAGCATACACACGATAAACAGGGCAATAAAGGAGGCCGACGAGTACAGGGAGCACGAGATAGCTAACTTCCTGAGCATTCTCGGGAAGGGGCTTGAGAAGCTGTACTCGGAAAAGCTGGCCGAGAGAGACGTCGAAGAAGCCCCTGTACAGCCCGAGCTGGTCTTTACCCATGTTATTGAAATTCTGGGGATAAACGAACGCTGGCTCGTTAAGACGCTCAACGAGATGGTTTCGGTTGGGGATGCCATAAGGGAGGACCGCATAGAGAAAGGTAAACCCCCGAGGAGCTACGTTGGTAGGGTCGGAGAGTTCCTCCTGCTGTGGCTCTCCCTCATCGGTAGAGACGACTACCTCTTCCTGATGACGCGGGAGAAGGGTATGAGCCTTGAGCTCGTTGCCCTCGACCCGTCACGGGCGCTGTCCTTCATAAAAGACGTTCAGAGCGCGATATTTATGTCCGGAACTCTCACGCCGCTTGAGGCCTTCAGGGACGTTATGGGCATTGAAAACGCCAGGATGAAGAAGTTCCCGAGGATGGTGAAGAGGGAGAACGCTCAGGTGCTGGTTGCCAAGGACGTCTCGACGAGGGGAGACGAGCGCTCCCTCCAGGCTTACAGGAAAATGGTCGACTACATAGTTGAAGCGGTAAAGCTCATTCCCAAGAACGTCGGCGTCTTTACGGCCTCCTACGAGGTTCTCCAGGGCCTTCTCTCGGCAAATCTCGACGTAAAGCTCGAGGAAACTGGGAGGGCAGTTTTCATAGAACAGCAGGGTGTCTCTTCGAGGGAAAACGACCTCATGATAGCCCAGTTCAAGGCCCACGCGAAGGGAAACGGCGCCGTTCTGCTCGGCGTGATGGGGGGAAGAAACAGCGAGGGACAGGATTATTCTGGCGACGAGATGAACGGCGTTGTCCTCGTCGGAATCCCCTATGCGAGGCCGACGCCGAGGGTTCAGGCCCAGATAAGGTACTTCGAGAAGAAGTTCCCTGGAAAGGGTCGCTACTATGGCTATTACCTTCCAGCTCACAGAAAGCTCGTCCAGGCAGCTGGGAGGGTTCACCGCTCCGCTGAAGAGAAGGGGAGCATCGTAATCCTCGACTACCGCGTACTCTGGAGGAGCATAAGGAAGGATCTGCCCGACTGGATGAAGGAAACTATGAAGCCAGTAACTCTCCCGACGATGAGACTCTACCTCAAAAGGTTCTGGTCTAACGGACGGTGA